A DNA window from Primulina tabacum isolate GXHZ01 chromosome 12, ASM2559414v2, whole genome shotgun sequence contains the following coding sequences:
- the LOC142521077 gene encoding alpha N-terminal protein methyltransferase 1 produces MEYNGIPIIKFLHRPRLVRPRPIHLKFSWRLLKLRVDLDMDGGGIDSDGREFKNAQEMWREEVGEADPLKKSQWYSQGVGYWQGVEATMDGVMGGYANINEADIVASEAFLKTILSEKFPHGSRGLNLVALDCGSGIGRISKNLLIKYFNEVDLLEPVAHFLDAARINLAPESLIVAEEHRAVNFFDVPLQEFTPEAERYDVIWVQWCIGHLSDDDFVSFFKRATVGLKLGGLFVLKENVARSGFVLDKEDKSVTRSHLYFKQLFKQCGLNIYRMKDQKGFPDGLFPVKMYALTGESSLRVGMPRSAKKLPKRPGII; encoded by the exons ATGGAATACAATGGAATCCCGATTATCAAATTTCTCCATCGGCCGCGGCTAGTACGCCCACGCCCAATTCACTTGAAGTTTTCTTGGAGATTGTTGAAATTGAGGGTGGACCTCGATATGGACGGCGGTGGGATAGATTCGGACGGCCGTGAATTCAAGAATGCACAGGAAATGTGGCGTGAAGAGGTGGGAGAAGCAGATCCTCTGAAGAAATCCCAGTGGTACTCCCAAGGCGTCGGCTATTGGCAA GGTGTGGAGGCGACAATGGATGGAGTGATGGGAGGCTATGCGAATATCAACGAAGCTGATATTGTGGCCAGTGAGGCGTTCTTGAAAACGATTTTGAGTGAAAAATTTCCTCATGGTAGCAGAGGCCTAAATCTCGTTGCTCTTG ATTGTGGCTCGGGAATTGGGAGGATATCCAAGAACcttcttattaaatatttcaatGAG GTTGACCTTCTTGAGCCTGTTGCACATTTTTTAGATGCTGCTCGTATAAATTTGGCACCAGAAAGTTTGATCGTTGCGGAGGAGCACAGAGCTGTCAACTTTTTCGATGTTCCACTTCAG GAGTTCACCCCTGAAGCAGAGAGGTATGATGTCATATGGGTGCAGTGGTGTATTGGACATCTTTCAGACGACGACTTTGTATCATTTTTTAAAAGAGCAACG GTTGGTCTAAAACTCGGTGGACTTTTTGTTCTGAAGGAGAACGTTGCTAGAAGTG GTTTTGTTTTGGATAAAGAAGACAAGAGTGTCACCAGATCGCACTTATATTTCAAGCAGCTTTTCAAGCAGTGTGGACTGAATATATACAGAATGAAG GATCAAAAGGGATTCCCAGACGGATTATTCCCTGTAAAGATGTATGCATTGACAGGTGAATCTTCTCTGAGAGTTGGCATGCCAAGATCAGCAAAGAAGCTACCCAAAAGACCTGGAATCATCTAA